Genomic window (Flavobacterium oreochromis):
AAATCGTTATTTCGACCAATAAGGAGATGGAGGACTCTGTCTGAATAGACAAAGCAAATCACATAATATTAATTATGTGATACCTCTTTCTCTCTTTAAAGTGACAAATAATATATTGATTTTTCACTTTTAGGACACCCTCTTTATATGTACAATAATAAAACTTAAAGATTAATCTTTACTACATAACCTTCATAGGTTCTAATATTAAAAACAGTATTGTCTTCAAATATTAAATACTGCCCTTTAATACCTTTTAAAACACCTGTATAATGTGGTGTTTTTTCTAAATTCAAACTCACCACCTTCTTAGGATATTCTAAAACGGGGTATTGAAACTTATATGATTTTTCTACAAAAGGTGTGTAATACTCTTGCACTTCTTGTGGCAATACGGACTGCAAATTATTCCGTTGATGAATTAAATCTACTTCGGGCACTTCATTTTTCAACATACGTTGCCAATTTGTCTTATCTGCATACATTTCTTTCAAAGCTACTTCAGTAATCCCTGCTAAATAGCGATTAGGAACCTCAACAATTGGAACAGCTTCTACAGCTCCTTGATCAATCCATCGAGTAGGGACCTGTGTTTTTCTTGTCACACCTACTTTAACTTCACTAGATAGAGCTAAATATACTATATGGGGCTGTAATTGAACTTTTTTCTCATATTCTAAATCACGGTCTTCAATATCTAAATGAGCTTTGCTTAATTCAGGCTTCATAATCCAATCTCCAGCAGAAGCACTCGCCATAAAACAGTCATAACAAAAGCCTTGCCTAAAAATTTTCTTTTCCTTACCACACTCTAAACATTGATAACCAAGATGTAAAAACGCTATTGATTTCCCTAATAACTGATTAAGATTTAAAAAAGAATTTTCAAAAACTAAATAATATTCGATGGGATTGACAAACTCTGTTTGCATTTTAGTAAGTACACCTTGAAAAGTCATAATAGATTTTTGATTTTAGATATTAGATAATCAATTTATTTTTTATTTTAGCGTAAAGTTATAATTCAAAATTCAAAATTCAAAATCTACAATTATAATGCCTTTACCTATTATAAATTCTATTGCCTCTTGGGTTTTAAAACAACGTATCCATCAAATAGAACTTTTTTTAAAGTACCCAAATGAAGTACAGGAAGAACTATTGATGAGCTTAATACGTCAATCGGAAAATACGATAGTAGGTAAAACTTATGATTTTCAATCTATAAAAACGTATCACACTTTTCAAGAAAGAGTTCCTATTTCACACTATGAAGATTTAGAACCCTTGATTGAACGTACACGAAAAGGAGAACAAAATGTTTTTTGGCACCAACCCATTAAATGGTTTGCTAAATCGAGTGGAACAACTAATGCAAAAAGTAAATTTATACCTGTAAGTAATGAAGCTCTTGAAAACTGCCACTATAAAGGCAGTAAAGATTTGCTTTGTATGTACCTTAACAATAACGAAAATTCTCAGCTTTTTACAGGCAAAAGTCTTCGTTTAGGAGGTAGTAAACAGCTATATGAAGACAACAATACTTTTTTTGGAGACTTGTCAGCTATCCTGATTGACAATATGCCCTTTTGGGCTGAATTTAGTAGCACCCCTTCAAATAAAACTTCTCTAATGAGCGAATGGGAAACAAAACTACTAGCAATCGTTAACGAAACTAAGATAGAGAATGTAACAAGTTTTGCAGGGGTTCCTTCTTGGATGATGGTTTTACTTAATAAACTTATGGAAGAAACAGGTAAAAACAATCTGCTTGATATATGGCCTAATCTAGAAGTATATTTTCACGGTGGTGTAAGTTTTGAACCTTATAGGGAACAATACAAAAAAATACTTCCAAAGACTGATTTTAAATACTACGAAATTTATAATGCATCAGAAGGTTTTTTTGCCATACAAGATCTTAATAACTCAAGTGATTTACTACTAATGCTGGATTATGGTATTTTTTATGAATTTATACCTATGGACACATTTGCTACTCCAAATCAAAAAGTGATCCGTTTAGCAGAAGTTGAACTCTATAAGAACTATGCTGTTTTAATTACAACTAACGCTGGTTTGTGGCGCTACCTAATTGGTGACACCGTTCGGTTTACTTCTTTATCTCCTTATCGAATTCGTATTACTGGTCGAACAAAACATCACATTAATGTTTTCGGTGAAGAATTAATGGTAGAAAATACTGATAAAGCTCTTGCTAAAACATGTCAACTCACTAATTGCGAGGTAAAAGACTATACCGTTGCACCTATTTTTATGAATGGAAAAGAAAAAGGGGCACATGAATGGATCATTGAATTTAAGATACAACCTGAATGTATTGAAAGGTTTAGCGAAATTTTAGACGAAACAATACAATCATTAAATTCTGATTATGAAGCTAAACGCTACAACAACATGACACTAAATCCTTTAAAAGTAAATATAGCTCGTGAAAACCTATTTTATGATTGGTTAAAAGAAAAGGGGAAGTTAGGAGGACAAAATAAAGTACCTCGCTTATCAAACTCTCGTGAGTATTTAGATTATCTTTTACAAATGCAATAAAAAAACTGTCCAAAAAAATTACCAACTATTCTTTCGTTAAAAAGGTAGTGTTTTCTTTTCGGACAGCTTATTTTTTAATTTTACGATGCTATTTCTAGACGTTTTAGTAGGTTTTTATTAAGAGCTACTTCTACATACTCCTTATCTACCTTTAACTCTTTTTCATCAGAACTTGGTATTTCATACATAGCATCAGTTAAGATTGCTTCACATAATGAACGTAAACCACGAGCACCTAATTTATATTCTAAAGCTTTATCTACAATATAATCTAATGCTTCGTCTGTAATTTCAAATTCAATCTCATCCATAACAAACAACTTCTTATATTGCTTAATTAAAGCATTCTTAGGCTCTGTTAATATTGCTCGTAATGTGGCTTTATCTAAAGGATCCATATGAGTCAGTACTGGCAAGCGACCAATAATTTCAGGTATTAAACCAAAATCTTTGATATCTTTTGGAATTACGTATTGTAATAGATTTGTTTCATCTATTTTATCTGTTTCCTTAGAAGCTCCAAATCCCATAGCCTGACGATTCAATCGTTTTGAAATAATACGTTCTATACCATCAAAAGCACCTCCTGCTATAAATAATATATCTTTTGTATTAACTTCTACAAACTTTTGATCTGGGTGTTTACGCCCTCCTTTAGGCGGAACATTTACTACTGTTCCTTCTAACAGCTTTAACATTGCTTGTTGTACTCCTTCTCCTGAAACATCACGTGTAATAGAAGGATTATCGCTTTTACGAGCAATTTTATCAATCTCATCAATAAATACGATACCTCGTTCAGCTTTTGCAACATCATAATCTGCGGCTTGTAATAAGCGGGTTAAAATGCTTTCAACATCTTCTCCAACATAACCTGCTTCTGTTAATACTGTTGCATCCACTATTGCTAATGGAACATCTAACATTTTAGCAATTGTCTTAGCTACTAGAGTTTTTCCAGTACCTGTTTGACCTACCATAATAATGTTAGACTTTTCAATTTCAATATCATCTCCGTGATCTAACTGCATTAAACGTTTATAGTGGTTATACACAGCAACGGAAATGACTTTTTTGGTTTGATCTTGTCCTATAACATATTTATCTAAAAAAGCTCTAATATCTTTTGGCTTTTGTAAAACTAAATCTGTTACCTTAGATAAACCATTAGCCTTTAATTCTTCTAAAACAATTCCGTGTGCTTGCTCAATACAATGATCACATATATGAGCGTCAATCCCTGCAATTAATAAATTTGTTTCAGGCTTTCTCCTTCCACAGAAGGAACATTCTAAAATTTCTTTTGCCATTATTTAAGTCTAATGTCGTAATGTCTAATATCATAAAGTCTTACTTTTTAACTTCATAATTTTTGACTTTCGACTTACAATTATCTTCTTAAAACTTCATCAATCATTCCGTATTCTTTTGCTTCATCAGCTTTCATCCAATAGTCACGTTCAGAGTCTTTGTATACTTTTTCGAAAGGTTGTTTTGAATGATGTGAGATAATTTGGTATAATTCATCTTTTAATTTCAACATTTCTTTTAAATTAATTTCCATATCAGTAGCTACTCCTTGTGCGCCACCAGATGGTTGATGAATCATAACTCTTGAATGTGGTAAAGCAGAACGTTTTCCTTCTGCACCTGCACATAAAAGAACAGCTCCCATAGAGGCAGCCATACCTGTACAAATAGTAGCCACATCAGGTTTTACAAATTGCATTGTGTCATAAATTCCTAAACCTGCGTATACACTTCCTCCTGGAGAGTTAATATATATTTGAATATCTTTAGAAGCATCAACGCTTTCTAAAAACAATAATTGTGCTTGAATAATATTTGCCATATAATCATCTACTCCGGTTCCCATAAAGATGATTCTATCCATCATTAAACGTGAAAACACATCTAATTGAGAGATATTCAACTGACGTTCTTCAATTACATAAGGAGTCATACTACTTACGATTTTATCGTAATACATACTATTTACTCCATGATGCTTAGTAGCATATTTTTTAAATTCTTTACCGTAATTCATTTATAATTAGTTTAAAAGTTTAAAAGTTTAAAGCTATCCTTCTCTAAACAGATTAAACGAATTGCAATTTTTAGACCTTTTTATTTTTAATGACAGTTTGTCAATAAAAAAGCGTCAAATATTTTATTTGACGCTCAAACTTACATATTTTTTATGATTTCTCTTGAAGAAAATTTAAAAAGTTTACAACAGTAAATTCTTTTTATTTATTACTTTAATAATATTCTTTTTCAAGAAAATATATGATTTTTCACTAATTAGATTTCACCATACATTGCTTTAATGAATTCATCATAAGTAACTTCTTTAGTAGACGTATTTAATTTTTCTTTAAACACATTTAATAATCTTTCGCTCATTACTTGTTCTGACAAACGACGTACTTCATCTTGATTAGTCATTACACGACTCACAATGTTATCTACATCTTCTTGAGATGGATCTAATTGACCAAATTGTGCCATTTGCTTTTGATAATATCACTAGCATATGCTTTAAGATCATCAAAAGTTACTTGTAAATTATTGGAAGTAATAATTTTACTTTCAATTAATTGATAACGTAACCCGTTTTCAGAACGAGCATACTCAACTTCTGCTTGTTCAGCTGTTAGTGGAGTTTCTCCAACTGTTTGAATCCATCTTTTTAAAAATTCAGCTGGCAATTCAACTTGGTGATTGTTAATTAAATATTCTGTTGCATCATTATAAAACTTTTGATCTGCTTGTTGAGCAAACGTTTTTTCAGCATCTTCTTTAATTTTAGTTTTTAAACCATCTACTGAAGTTACATTTCCTTCTCCGAATAATTTATCAAATAATTCTTGATTTAATTCAGCTGGTTCTGTTGTGGTTACTTCTTCAATTTTAAAATCAACTGTAATATCTAAACCGTGAACATCATCATGACCTAAACCTAAATAATCCATTAATTTATGATCATCATTAAATAGTCCTTTTGTAGGAACAGCTACTACTTCTCCTGCTTTTTTACCGATGAAAGATTCTGCAACTGCTTTGTTTTCAAAAATATCTAATGTAATCTGAGCGGGTTTATTAATTCCCTTTTCTTCGTTTACGAAAGTACCACGAATATCATCTTCTTTAGCTATTTCTTCTTTAGAAGACATTTTTCCAAATTGTTTTTGAATTCTAACAACTTGTTCATCTAACAACTTATCATCTGCTACTATAGTATAGTATGTTAATT
Coding sequences:
- a CDS encoding DUF2797 domain-containing protein, whose amino-acid sequence is MTFQGVLTKMQTEFVNPIEYYLVFENSFLNLNQLLGKSIAFLHLGYQCLECGKEKKIFRQGFCYDCFMASASAGDWIMKPELSKAHLDIEDRDLEYEKKVQLQPHIVYLALSSEVKVGVTRKTQVPTRWIDQGAVEAVPIVEVPNRYLAGITEVALKEMYADKTNWQRMLKNEVPEVDLIHQRNNLQSVLPQEVQEYYTPFVEKSYKFQYPVLEYPKKVVSLNLEKTPHYTGVLKGIKGQYLIFEDNTVFNIRTYEGYVVKINL
- the clpX gene encoding ATP-dependent Clp protease ATP-binding subunit ClpX: MAKEILECSFCGRRKPETNLLIAGIDAHICDHCIEQAHGIVLEELKANGLSKVTDLVLQKPKDIRAFLDKYVIGQDQTKKVISVAVYNHYKRLMQLDHGDDIEIEKSNIIMVGQTGTGKTLVAKTIAKMLDVPLAIVDATVLTEAGYVGEDVESILTRLLQAADYDVAKAERGIVFIDEIDKIARKSDNPSITRDVSGEGVQQAMLKLLEGTVVNVPPKGGRKHPDQKFVEVNTKDILFIAGGAFDGIERIISKRLNRQAMGFGASKETDKIDETNLLQYVIPKDIKDFGLIPEIIGRLPVLTHMDPLDKATLRAILTEPKNALIKQYKKLFVMDEIEFEITDEALDYIVDKALEYKLGARGLRSLCEAILTDAMYEIPSSDEKELKVDKEYVEVALNKNLLKRLEIAS
- the clpP gene encoding ATP-dependent Clp endopeptidase proteolytic subunit ClpP, with product MNYGKEFKKYATKHHGVNSMYYDKIVSSMTPYVIEERQLNISQLDVFSRLMMDRIIFMGTGVDDYMANIIQAQLLFLESVDASKDIQIYINSPGGSVYAGLGIYDTMQFVKPDVATICTGMAASMGAVLLCAGAEGKRSALPHSRVMIHQPSGGAQGVATDMEINLKEMLKLKDELYQIISHHSKQPFEKVYKDSERDYWMKADEAKEYGMIDEVLRR
- a CDS encoding GH3 auxin-responsive promoter family protein — its product is MPLPIINSIASWVLKQRIHQIELFLKYPNEVQEELLMSLIRQSENTIVGKTYDFQSIKTYHTFQERVPISHYEDLEPLIERTRKGEQNVFWHQPIKWFAKSSGTTNAKSKFIPVSNEALENCHYKGSKDLLCMYLNNNENSQLFTGKSLRLGGSKQLYEDNNTFFGDLSAILIDNMPFWAEFSSTPSNKTSLMSEWETKLLAIVNETKIENVTSFAGVPSWMMVLLNKLMEETGKNNLLDIWPNLEVYFHGGVSFEPYREQYKKILPKTDFKYYEIYNASEGFFAIQDLNNSSDLLLMLDYGIFYEFIPMDTFATPNQKVIRLAEVELYKNYAVLITTNAGLWRYLIGDTVRFTSLSPYRIRITGRTKHHINVFGEELMVENTDKALAKTCQLTNCEVKDYTVAPIFMNGKEKGAHEWIIEFKIQPECIERFSEILDETIQSLNSDYEAKRYNNMTLNPLKVNIARENLFYDWLKEKGKLGGQNKVPRLSNSREYLDYLLQMQ